A window of Echeneis naucrates chromosome 13, fEcheNa1.1, whole genome shotgun sequence contains these coding sequences:
- the il4i1 gene encoding L-amino-acid oxidase isoform X2, protein MIPQMALCKFFPLVLVGVVVVAVSGIIGDPLYECLQDTDYSELLDIVDKGLPATKTPRHVAIIGGGIAGLTAAKFLEDAGHKVTIIEASNRIGGRVETFRNRKEGWYAEVGAMRIPSFHKILLSFAAKLHLSLNRFIEDDINTYYYVNNVLQKTYAVENNPGVLNYNLNDREKGKSAAQLFSQALWKVRDDLKALGCRTMLDKYDSYTVKEYLVKEGNLSRGALRMIGDILNENSLFYTSLIEMLYIQSDINDNTEYFEVADGFDHLPLAFYQLLNATILLNSKVKLINQTGSSSVTISYQDWRKSGSLTNLTADYALVTATAKATVFINFQPPLSVNKMEALRSVHYASSTKVVLSFKERFWEQEGIRGGKSITDRPSRFIYYPSHTFPGTAAGALLASYTCSDDSTLFQGMSEEELMAVVLEDLIQIHGEGIRDLCTGGLVKKWGLDPYSLGAFALFTPYQQGHYATELFQSDGRVHFAGEHTATPHGWIETAMKSAIRAAKNINSLTV, encoded by the exons ATGATCCCTCAAATGGCGCTGTGCAAATTCT TTCCTCTGGTTCTGGTCGGGGTCGTGGTGGTCGCTGTGAGCGGGATCATTGGAGACCCCCTCTACGAATGTCTACAAGACACAGACTACAGTGAGCTCCTGGACATCGTGGACAAAGGTCTCCCTGCCACCAAGACACCTCGCCACGTGGCCATCATCGGCGGGGGCATCGCTGGACTGACAGCTGCTAAGTTTCTAGAAGATGCCGGTCACAAG GTGACCATTATAGAGGCGAGCAACCGCATTGGAGGTCGTGTGGAGACGTTCAGGAACCGGAAAGAAGGCTGGTACGCAGAAGTGGGCGCCATGAGGATCCCCAGCTTTCATAA GATTCTGCTTTCATTTGCCGCCAAACTGCATCTTTCCCTAAACCGCTTCATCGAAGACGACATCAACACCTACTATTACGTTAACAACGTGCTGCAAAAAACCTACGCCGTCGAAAACAACCCTGGAGTTCTCAACTATAACttgaatgacagagaaaaggggaaatcAGCTGCTCAGCTCTTCAGTCAGGCCCTGTGGAAG GTAAGAGACGACCTGAAGGCCCTCGGCTGCAGAACCATGCTGGATAAATACGATTCATACACGGTGAAG GAATATCTGGTGAAGGAAGGAAACCTGAGCCGTGGCGCCCTGAGGATGATCGGGGACATCCTGAATGAAAACAGCCTCTTCTACACGTCCCTGATAGAGATGCTGTACATACAGTCAGACATCAACGACAACACTGA GTACTTTGAGGTGGCGGACGGTTTTGATCACCTGCCCTTAGCTTTCTACCAGCTGTTGAACGCCACCATCCTTCTCAACTCCAAGGTGAAGCTGATCaaccaaacaggaagcagcagcgTCACCATCTCGTACCAGGACTGGCGTAAGTCCGGCTCCCTGACCAACCTGACGGCGGACTACGCCCTGGTGACCGCCACGGCCAAGGCCACCGTCTTCATCAACTTCCAGCCCCCTCTGTCTGTGAACAAGATGGAGGCCCTGCGCTCCGTTCATTACGCCAGCTCCACCAAGGTGGTGCTCAGCTTCAAGGAGCGCTTTTGGGAGCAGGAGGGCATCAGGGGAGGCAAGAGCATCACAGACCGCCCCTCCCGCTTCATCTACTACCCCAGCCACACCTTCCCCGGGACGGCGGCAGGGGCCCTGCTGGCATCTTACACCTGCTCCGACGACTCCACCCTCTTTCAAGGGATGAGCGAGGAGGAGCTGATGGCGGTGGTCCTGGAGGACTTGATCCAGATCCACGGGGAGGGGATCAGGGATTTGTGCACAGGTGGGCTGGTGAAGAAGTGGGGCCTGGATCCCTACAGCCTCGGCGCCTTCGCCCTGTTCACACCCTACCAGCAGGGACACTACGCCACCGAGCTGTTTCAGAGCGACGGGCGGGTCCACTTCGCAGGGGAACACACGGCGACGCCTCACGGCTGGATCGAAACGGCCATGAAGTCTGCCATCAGAGCAgctaaaaacatcaacagcctGACAGTCTAG
- the timm8b gene encoding mitochondrial import inner membrane translocase subunit Tim8 B: MDSFDSLSVSEKAEATELQRLIAVEQQKAQFQAQVHNFTDICWDKCVDSPGSKLDYRTETCLVSCVERFIDTTLAITNRFTQMVQKGAH, from the exons ATGGACAGTTTCGACAGTTTGAGCGTGTCAGAAAAGGCGGAAGCGACCGAGCTGCAGCGGCTGATCGCCGTGGAGCAGCAGAAGGCGCAGTTCCAGGCCCAG GTGCACAATTTCACCGACATCTGCTGGGACAAGTGTGTGGACAGTCCGGGCTCGAAGCTGGACTACCGGACGGAGACGTGTCTGGTGAGCTGCGTGGAGCGCTTCATCGACACCACCCTGGCCATCACCAACCGCTTCACACAGATGGTGCAGAAAGGAGCCCACTGA
- the il4i1 gene encoding L-amino-acid oxidase isoform X1: MQEVVMNYETLPLIKVSFSPHSVNISSRRKLRPWSYILKMIPQMALCKFFPLVLVGVVVVAVSGIIGDPLYECLQDTDYSELLDIVDKGLPATKTPRHVAIIGGGIAGLTAAKFLEDAGHKVTIIEASNRIGGRVETFRNRKEGWYAEVGAMRIPSFHKILLSFAAKLHLSLNRFIEDDINTYYYVNNVLQKTYAVENNPGVLNYNLNDREKGKSAAQLFSQALWKVRDDLKALGCRTMLDKYDSYTVKEYLVKEGNLSRGALRMIGDILNENSLFYTSLIEMLYIQSDINDNTEYFEVADGFDHLPLAFYQLLNATILLNSKVKLINQTGSSSVTISYQDWRKSGSLTNLTADYALVTATAKATVFINFQPPLSVNKMEALRSVHYASSTKVVLSFKERFWEQEGIRGGKSITDRPSRFIYYPSHTFPGTAAGALLASYTCSDDSTLFQGMSEEELMAVVLEDLIQIHGEGIRDLCTGGLVKKWGLDPYSLGAFALFTPYQQGHYATELFQSDGRVHFAGEHTATPHGWIETAMKSAIRAAKNINSLTV; encoded by the exons ATGCAGGAGGTTGTGATGAATTATGAGACACTGCCTTTGATAAAG GTTTCCTTCTCCCCTCATAGTGTCAATatcagcagcagaaggaaaCTCAGACCGTGGAGTTACATCCTCAAGATGATCCCTCAAATGGCGCTGTGCAAATTCT TTCCTCTGGTTCTGGTCGGGGTCGTGGTGGTCGCTGTGAGCGGGATCATTGGAGACCCCCTCTACGAATGTCTACAAGACACAGACTACAGTGAGCTCCTGGACATCGTGGACAAAGGTCTCCCTGCCACCAAGACACCTCGCCACGTGGCCATCATCGGCGGGGGCATCGCTGGACTGACAGCTGCTAAGTTTCTAGAAGATGCCGGTCACAAG GTGACCATTATAGAGGCGAGCAACCGCATTGGAGGTCGTGTGGAGACGTTCAGGAACCGGAAAGAAGGCTGGTACGCAGAAGTGGGCGCCATGAGGATCCCCAGCTTTCATAA GATTCTGCTTTCATTTGCCGCCAAACTGCATCTTTCCCTAAACCGCTTCATCGAAGACGACATCAACACCTACTATTACGTTAACAACGTGCTGCAAAAAACCTACGCCGTCGAAAACAACCCTGGAGTTCTCAACTATAACttgaatgacagagaaaaggggaaatcAGCTGCTCAGCTCTTCAGTCAGGCCCTGTGGAAG GTAAGAGACGACCTGAAGGCCCTCGGCTGCAGAACCATGCTGGATAAATACGATTCATACACGGTGAAG GAATATCTGGTGAAGGAAGGAAACCTGAGCCGTGGCGCCCTGAGGATGATCGGGGACATCCTGAATGAAAACAGCCTCTTCTACACGTCCCTGATAGAGATGCTGTACATACAGTCAGACATCAACGACAACACTGA GTACTTTGAGGTGGCGGACGGTTTTGATCACCTGCCCTTAGCTTTCTACCAGCTGTTGAACGCCACCATCCTTCTCAACTCCAAGGTGAAGCTGATCaaccaaacaggaagcagcagcgTCACCATCTCGTACCAGGACTGGCGTAAGTCCGGCTCCCTGACCAACCTGACGGCGGACTACGCCCTGGTGACCGCCACGGCCAAGGCCACCGTCTTCATCAACTTCCAGCCCCCTCTGTCTGTGAACAAGATGGAGGCCCTGCGCTCCGTTCATTACGCCAGCTCCACCAAGGTGGTGCTCAGCTTCAAGGAGCGCTTTTGGGAGCAGGAGGGCATCAGGGGAGGCAAGAGCATCACAGACCGCCCCTCCCGCTTCATCTACTACCCCAGCCACACCTTCCCCGGGACGGCGGCAGGGGCCCTGCTGGCATCTTACACCTGCTCCGACGACTCCACCCTCTTTCAAGGGATGAGCGAGGAGGAGCTGATGGCGGTGGTCCTGGAGGACTTGATCCAGATCCACGGGGAGGGGATCAGGGATTTGTGCACAGGTGGGCTGGTGAAGAAGTGGGGCCTGGATCCCTACAGCCTCGGCGCCTTCGCCCTGTTCACACCCTACCAGCAGGGACACTACGCCACCGAGCTGTTTCAGAGCGACGGGCGGGTCCACTTCGCAGGGGAACACACGGCGACGCCTCACGGCTGGATCGAAACGGCCATGAAGTCTGCCATCAGAGCAgctaaaaacatcaacagcctGACAGTCTAG